CGGGGCACGTCGGGGCCTTTACATGTCCAGCACGTAGCCGGCTGAATGTCGCCCTCGCCATCTATACCGGGGTTACCCGTGCGGAGGATGGCGCGCATGTCTTCGATGGCATGCTTATGGCCGCGGGGCGAATTGTATTCGCGAGAAAAGGAGTAGCCGGCCCAAAAGATGACCATCTGTGGCCGTGCAGCCAGCACATCGACGGCGTGGCTACCATTGAACTCGGACGTGAAGGAGGTGTCCTCCGTCTGTGCCCAAGTCTCGTATTCGCGCGGATAGTTGAGGCCCCAGATCTCGTTGCGCGTCTCGAACTCGGGGATGTCGGTCTTCTTGTTGTTGTAAATCGTTGCGATCTCGGCGCGCCGCTCCGTGATGGATGCGGCTAATAAACCCAGCAGAAACACGCCCGCCATGACGGCGAAGAACAGGATCCACCCGACGATGGGTCGGCGCCTAATGGTGTCAGTTAATCTCTTGAACATAGTAGTAAGGAGTAGTTAGAGGGTAGTCAAAGGGTTGTAAGAAGTAGTGAGAGGGTGGTGGAAAGGAGTGACGAGAGTGCTCAGCGCTTCGTCTTTAGATTTTCGATTTCCCGCTTCCCATCATCTTCTTCAGCCAGTCAGGGACGGGCGACTTGGGCAGCGGTACAACGGCGTCTGGCGTACCATTCAGGTTGCTACGCTTGCCGTGGGGCACACTTGTGTGACAATCCCAGCAGGCTTTGCCTTTGCCATTCACAGCATCCACGTAGGAGATCATACCGGTGTTGACGAACTCCTGATTCAGCTGCGTGTGACAGCGGATGCAGTTGTTCATGATCACCTCATAGCTCTCCTCGCGCGGACGCAGCGCCATAGGTTCACTTCGCAGCGTGAAGACGGAGGCGTGGAGCAGTCCGTCTTTGGCCTTGAAGGCATACTTGAGGAATACGTTGTCATGCGGCACATGGCAGTCGTTACACGTTGCCCGTCGCCCGTGCGAACTATGATCCCACGAGTTGTAGTAGGGCGCCATGATGTGACAGTTGATGCACACCGATGGGTCGTCGCCGAGATACGTGTGTATCCTCGCCATGTAAGCCGCATAAGCGCCAAGCCCGGCCAAGATTCCCCCGAAAACGAAGAGGGGAAGGACAAGCTGACGCGGTAGGGAGGTCAATAATTTCTTCATAACGGATCGGGGCTACAATCAACGGGGGCAAAGGTAGCCCCGAAGTGTAAACAAGAGTGTAATAAGAATTACAGATGCAATCAGCACATAGGCAGCCATCTTCACCACATGGCTTGGAAGACGCGCGTCTGAATGTTCACCGAGAGCCACGCCCAATCCTGCCAGCGCGTGTGATCGCCGCCCTTCACATAGTCCATCGTCTCCGTACCGGACATAAAGGAATAGCCGGCCATGAGGTTGACGTCTTTCATGAGCTTCCAGCTAAGCTGCAAATCGACCTCCGTGCCTAAGCCCTTCGAACGCTGACCAGTGGCTGACTGAAGGTTGCTCGTGGTGCTGAAGTAGTGACCCGTAGCGCCGAGGCTCAAGCTGGGGGTGACAGCCACGTTCAGTCCGGCGTAGTTATCCCACAGTCCAGGGTTCAGACCGTTGGCGAAGGGAGAGGCGTAGAAGTAATCCATCGCCCCGTAGAACTTGTGGTGCGTACCGTAGAGCGGATTGAAGGCTTCAAAGCGGGTGCTCTCGCGCTTATCGCCCGAGAGGTAGTCCGAGCCGAGCTGGAACGAGAGACCTTCGGTGGCGTGAATGTTGGCGCGCAGGGCTGCCATCCAAGCTGAGATGGAGACATCGGCCGCGGTACGTCCCATTTGATAGTAAAACGCACCGGAGAGATCCAAGGCACGATCCGGACGTACCCCGAGGTTCACCCCGAAAGTCTGCTGGTAGCGCGTCTCAGCACGATCCGCGGTGCCGCCTTCTAACCCTAAGTTCATCGCC
The sequence above is drawn from the Tannerella serpentiformis genome and encodes:
- the nrfH gene encoding cytochrome c nitrite reductase small subunit → MKKLLTSLPRQLVLPLFVFGGILAGLGAYAAYMARIHTYLGDDPSVCINCHIMAPYYNSWDHSSHGRRATCNDCHVPHDNVFLKYAFKAKDGLLHASVFTLRSEPMALRPREESYEVIMNNCIRCHTQLNQEFVNTGMISYVDAVNGKGKACWDCHTSVPHGKRSNLNGTPDAVVPLPKSPVPDWLKKMMGSGKSKI
- a CDS encoding alginate export family protein; the protein is MFCMIFSLFVGGMMAQPGDNQTTVDVQVRPRAEYRNGALFPRDRGELPARFIANRARLSLGYERSQLEMRFSAQHVGVWGQDPQIDRNGRFILNEAWAKLRFGHGLFAKLGRQPLSYDDERILGALDWNMAGRYHDALKLGYESRRDLLHLILAFNQNDERVIGGTYYHPGAQPYKSMQTLWYAHSDEHFRVSALAMNLGLEGGTADRAETRYQQTFGVNLGVRPDRALDLSGAFYYQMGRTAADVSISAWMAALRANIHATEGLSFQLGSDYLSGDKRESTRFEAFNPLYGTHHKFYGAMDYFYASPFANGLNPGLWDNYAGLNVAVTPSLSLGATGHYFSTTSNLQSATGQRSKGLGTEVDLQLSWKLMKDVNLMAGYSFMSGTETMDYVKGGDHTRWQDWAWLSVNIQTRVFQAMW